A region of Colletotrichum destructivum chromosome 11, complete sequence DNA encodes the following proteins:
- a CDS encoding Putative NACHT-NTPase and P-loop NTPase domain-containing protein, producing the protein MSGVEVLSLISSIIAILDASLATYAAVKSASGLPPSFQDVSLRLPLIRDTLKAAWGSLAQDTQSHEDETSLQAVLEGCKDKVSALDQVFRSVITSDSDSRLERYLKALNTIPKADKVENLAAGILADLQVLAGNFVIKAATREQMRSLIATAKEDDGNKLPSLTANNIGSGSQYVHMGNGNQNVSTESGVQINGSSTGPFYFGID; encoded by the coding sequence ATGTCCGGCGTTGAGGTACTTAGTCTCATCTCCAGCATTATCGCCATCCTAGACGCCTCGCTTGCGACCTACGCGGCTGTCAAGAGCGCGTCCGGCCTACCCCCGTCATTCCAGGACGTCAGTCTACGACTCCCTCTCATTAGGGACACCTTAAAGGCTGCATGGGGCAGCCTGGCCCAAGATACCCAATCTCATGAGGACGAGACCAGCCTCCAGGCTGTACTTGAGGGTTGTAAGGACAAAGTCTCAGCCCTCGACCAGGTTTTCCGGAGCGTCATTACTTCAGATTCGGACTCGAGGCTGGAGAGATATCTCAAAGCTCTGAATACAATACCGAAAGCAGACAAAGTTGAAAATCTGGCCGCTGGCATCCTTGCCGATCTGCAAGTCCTGGCTGGCAATTTCGTCATCAAGGCAGCGACTAGGGAACAAATGAGAAGTTTGATCGCGACAGCGAAAGAGGACGACGGAAACAAGCTGCCTTCTTTAACTGCGAATAATATCGGGTCGGGATCACAGTATGTTCATATGGGAAATGGCAATCAGAACGTCTCAACTGAGTCGGGTGTACAAATCAATGGTTCGTCCACAGGGCCATTTTACTTCGGAATAGACTAG
- a CDS encoding Putative NACHT-NTPase and P-loop NTPase domain-containing protein, giving the protein MSSKLQVLASLEDALRPLQRAAASCATLKEATDLPEAFPVVAKRLPVVVKVFTAVQAYLQTTAAEAPGDEGQYANLKKAADESFTQARCLENLLYPVASKGDAALRLLEYRKVVENGEVKMVEEVAKVLLESAQRAAKPPMVDDQLLKELEEALDEVAKLKPSLNGTRAGPASVNNYGSGNMFYHGGRGHQNHNAGGFMITGENRDATYHYSLPTANEKPKSKEE; this is encoded by the coding sequence ATGTCGAGCAAACTCCAAGTCCTCGCATCACTTGAGGACGCCCTCCGTCCACTCCAGAGAGCCGCTGCATCATGCGCCACACTCAAGGAAGCCACGGACCTGCCCGAGGCCTTCCCTGTGGTTGCTAAACGCCTGCCTGTCGTTGTCAAGGTGTTTACCGCCGTTCAAGCCTACCTGCAGACAACGGCAGCAGAGGCTCCCGGAGATGAGGGGCAGTACGCGAACTTGAAGAAAGCGGCTGATGAGTCCTTCACGCAAGCTCGATGCCTCGAGAATCTCCTCTACCCTGTCGCGTCTAAAGGAGATGCTGCTTTGAGGCTTTTGGAATACCGCAAGGTCGTGGAAAATGGAGAGGTAAAGATGGTGGAAGAGGTTGCAAAAGTCTTGCTTGAGTCTGCCCAGCGGGCTGCAAAGCCGCCCATGGTCGACGACCAACTACTGAAGGAGTTGGAGGAGGCATTGGACGAGGTGGCGAAACTGAAGCCATCATTGAACGGGACACGGGCTGGACCCGCCAGTGTGAACAATTATGGATCTGGAAATATGTTCTATCATGGGGGGAGAGGGCACCAGAATCATAATGCCGGTGGCTTTATGATCACAGGGGAGAATCGCGACGCAACATATCACTATTCTCTACCGACCGCTAACGAAAAGCCAAAGTCAAAGGAAGAGTAA
- a CDS encoding Putative H-type lectin domain, metallopeptidase, catalytic domain superfamily, with amino-acid sequence MSSTTKRSFFFCGTDGLQAGSYDAPSGILIEKEGAPSHLAVNRSKFWPSGKKIHVPFLNGSPEIQQRVKHWAQSWEEFANIDFKFMADDEQGHADIRVGFQFGRDLGTWLYIGKDAEVGVIEQKHPTMNFGELNGNSPESEVSHRVLHEFGHAIGCVHEHQANPIKWDNAQVIADYFDHNSIMCYWFPPEWTLDRQSAPEKLIFSDNNKSFTNKIYPFRTHNDGKLEIVPGIRKAMHNVVPLNSKGIDFDPPYLTPPRVALGLTQLDEAHNANIRVRLGAEAISKQGFILSMDTWDDSVMGFNLIIETWGNTICHSASASWVAHPADLEGVQSGKVFIGMSALDMDSAKNLRVKVFADKISSDGFTWHGEFWDDSMLYSVRADWIAFG; translated from the exons ATGTCTAGCACAACCAAACGatcttttttcttttgtgGCACTGATGGCCTTCAGGCAGGCAGCTACGATGCTCCCAGCGGCATCCTTATTGAAAAGGAGGGCGCTCCGTCCCACCTGGCTGTTAACAGGAGCAAGTTTTGGCCTTCTGGCAAGAAGATTCATGTGCCTTTCCTTAACGGCAGTCCGGAGATCCAGCAGAGAGTGAAGCATTGGGCGCAGTCCTGGGAAGAGTTTGCCAATATCGACTTCAAGTtcatggccgacgacgagcaagGCCATGCGGATATCCGGGTTGGTTTCCAGTTCGGGCGAGATCTAGGCACCTGGTTGTACATCGGCAAGGACGCAGAGGTGGGTGTCATTGAGCAGAAACATCCCACCATGAATTTCGGCGAACTCAACGGCAACTCTCCTGAAAGCGAGGTCAGCCACAGAGTCCTTCACGAGTTCGGCCACGCAATTGGTTGCGTACACGAGCACCAAGCCAACCCGATCAAGTGGGACAACGCACAAGTCATTGCCGATT ACTTCGATCACAACTCGATCATGTGCTACTGGTTTCCTCCCGAGTGGACCCTGGACAGGCAATCTGCCCCGGAAAAACTCATTTTTTCAGACAACAACAAGAGCTTTACGAACAAGATTTACCCCTTTCGCACACACAACGATGGCAAGCTTGAAATCGTCCCGGGCATCCGAAAGGCGATGCATAATGTCGTCCCTCTGAATTCGAAAGGCATTGACTTCGATCCGCCATATCTCACCCCGCCACGCGTGGCTCTCGGCCTCacgcagctcgacgaggcacACAACGCAAACATCCGCGTGCGACTTGGAGCCGAGGCCATCTCCAAACAGGGGTTCATCCTCAGCATGGACACCTGGGATGATTCGGTGAT GGGCTTCAACCTGATCATCGAGACGTGGGGAAACACCATCTGCCACAGCGCTAGTGCCTCGTGGGTGGCCCACCCTGCGGACCTGGAAGGGGTACAGAGCGGCAAG GTCTTCATTGGCATGAGTGCGCTGGACATGGACAGCGCCAAGAACTTGAGAGTCAAGGTCTTCGCGGACAAGATTAGCTCGGATGGATTCACATGGCACGGAGAGTTCTGGGACGATAGCATGCTGTACTCTGTTAGAGCTGACTGGATTGCTTTCGGCTAG
- a CDS encoding Putative PD-(D/E)XK nuclease yields the protein MASKHMADVSHLQLKVRHWLANLPPPSSSSASPTLDNPPRDDTSCKSERDGSSHVSTHPGTQTRRPVKRRRLLTPPRTAGMSTPSAKHSLSRAASSLSNATSSAQDNDQTPKRIKTAPVLGPFGAPPPPSSRRSGSVSPKKQARNTTTTSIQCRQYDVTQNIPGALKKIWRDMSGYSKGIGVVGFEAKAAVENAMESQPRFQQEVIHDFVFEPAPPTPPISTTTGRDAGPRTKLGPTPTVDDVLRIFEDASMCYNKALDEPSWNQAVHSPVLSMATKPIWRLRPGDVVAHVPCTTATIMPVYAEPRGRKVDYCMCIQPDPLSAAAIRAIRDQDVWTNLSINHTEFNALQDMPIAVSIETKPQSGDEADAQGQLAVWQAAQWRLLERLVGRNEPKMPLPDFLPGIVVIGHAWHFVASTKQDADVTLWTGQTIGSTDHVIGIYQIACALQYLARWVEETYWPWYKGAVLQLPAQATQEDGHGS from the exons ATGGCCAGCAAACACATGGCCGACGTCTCCCATCTGCAACTGAAGGTACGGCACTGGCTGGCCAACTTACCCCcaccgtcttcatcctccgcctcgcccacaTTGGACAACCCCCCTCGAGACGACACCAGCTGCAAATCCGAACGAGACGGTTCCTCTCACGTATCCACACACCCCGGAACCCAGACCCGCCGCCCCGTCAAAcgacgccgcctcctcaCCCCGCCCCGGACCGCCGGCATGAGCACCCCGTCGGCCAAGCACTCGCTGAGCCGGGCTGCTTCTTCGTTGAGCAAcgcgacctcgtcggcgcagGACAACGACCAGACGCCCAAGCGCATCAAGACCGCACCCGTCCTAGGCCCCTtcggcgcgccgccgcccccgtcgtcccgccgcaGCGGTTCCGTGTCCCCTAAGAAGCAGGCGCGGAAcactacgacgacgagcatcCAATGTCGGCAGTACGACGTGACACAGAACATCCCCGGTGCTCTGAAGAAGATATGGAGGGACATGAGTGGCTACAGCAAGGGcatcggcgtcgttggcTTCGAGGCCAAG GCGGCCGTTGAGAACGCAATGGAGAGCCAGCCGAGATTCCAACAGGAAGTCATCCACGACTTCGTCTTCGAGCCGGCcccgccgaccccgccgaTTTCCACGACGACTGGCAGAGACGCCGGGCCACGAACCAAGCTCGGCCCTACCCCgaccgtcgacgacgtgctgcGCATTTTCGAGGACGCGAGCATGTGCTACAACAAGGCGTTGGACGAGCCGTCGTGGAACCAGGCTGTACACAGCCCTGTGCTCTCCATGGCCACCAAACCCATCTGGCGCTTACGGCCTGGCGATGTCGTCGCCCACGTTCCGTG CACAACAGCAACCATCATGCCCGTCTACGCCGAGCCCCGCGGCCGCAAGGTCGACTACTGCATGTGCATCCAGCCGGACCCGCTCTCGGCCGCAGCCATCCGCGCGATCCGCGACCAGGATGTGTGGACGAATCTCTCCATCAACCACACCGAGTTCAACGCCCTCCAGGACATGCCCATCGCTGTCAGCATCGAGACGAAACCCCagagcggcgacgaggccgacgcccagGGCCAGCTGGCCGTGTGGCAGGCCGCCCAGTGGCGGCTCCTGGAACGTCTCGTCGGGCGCAACGAGCCCaagatgccgctgccggaTTTCCTCCCGGGAATTGTCGTCATTGGCCACGCTTGGCACTTTGTCGCCAGCACAAAGCAGGACGCTGACGTG ACACTCTGGACGGGCCAAACCATCGGTTCCACCGACCATGTCATAGGCATTTACCAGATTGCATGCGCTCTGCAGTACCTCGCGCGGTGGGTTGAGGAGACGTACTGGCCCTGGTATAAAGGAGCAGTCCTCCAGCTTCCGGCGCAGGCAACGCAAGAGGACGGCCACGGCAGCTGA
- a CDS encoding Putative PLC-like phosphodiesterase, TIM beta/alpha-barrel domain superfamily — protein MSKGQREYKVPEREVPVTLVITGSNSFGFITSLSHGPGNWMRSIKEQIKHRKLVQVIMPGTHDAGMSKLTNAFMSGGAESNTQNQMLNIYNQLRAGSRWFDLRVSSVHQVVEGCGNYKFWTTHLGDEMAEVPIGRSGERFDEVIKEINKFTDENSGEIIILQPIYWDKNIKNKFFDKLKEIKNRCPNINEGSFEDLEIGPLMDMNDGKGCVLILLNTKHLGNKISDARKHISPADGIYKKDAMSWTDAWPKKEDTKEMAEWAIDAWQKKTNFHLGQWIVTPHFLTSTFTYSLQGIAVLPTNPALYWRGVHEIPPEKFPNVLMVDYIGMVLMNELEWDALSAELYTLATGLNLYPISENCNINPERRSPLLPSSKNSRVPSNPLVSQFNGVIFANGTTIERPPPGFHPGRVEILRNGTVFRNGTILEKSVLNPNFNSTSF, from the exons ATGAGCAAGGGCCAGCGAGAGTACAAGGTACCAGAGCGGGAAGTCCCCGTTACCCTCGTTATCACAGGCAGCAACTCGTTCGGATTCATTACATCGCTGTCGCATGGTCCAGGTAACTGGATGAGATCGATTAAAGAACAGATTAAGCACCGCAAGCTAGTCCAAGTAATCATGCCGGGCACGCACGATGCAGGTATGAGCAAACTTACAAACGCCTTTATGTcaggcggcgccgagtccAACACGCAAAACCAGATGCTTAATATATACAATCAACTGAGAGCTGGATCACGCTGGTTCGATTTGCGTGTTTCCAGTGTGCATCAGGTCGTCGAAGGCTGTGGTAACTACAAGTTCTGGACTACCCACCTAGGCGACGAGATGGCTGAGGTACCTATTGGCAGATCAGGCGAGAGATTTGACGAAGTCATCAAAGAGATCAACAAATTCACTGACGAAAACTCTGGTGAGATCATCATCTTGCA GCCCATCTACTGGGATAAGAACATTAAAAATAAGTTCTTCGATAAGCTCAAGGAAATCAAGAATCGCTGCCCAAACATAAATGAAGGCTCGTTTGAGGATCTTGAAATAGGGCCTTTGATGGACATGAACGATGGCAAGGGCTGTGTGCTCATCTTACTGAACACAAAGCACCTGGGCAACAAGATCTCTGATGCGAGAAAGCATATTTCACCTGCCGATGGCATCTACAAGAAAGACGCAATGAGCTGGACGGACGCTTGGCCTAAAAAGGAAGATACGAAAGAGATGGCCGAGTGGGCGATTGACGCTTGGCAAAAGAAAACCAACTTCCATCTAGGCCAGTGGATCGTCACGCCACACTTCCTTACTTCTACGTTCACCTACAGCCTTCAAGGAATTGCCGTTCTCCCCACGAATCCGGCATTGTACTGGCGAGGTGTTCATGAAATCCCCCCTGAAAAGTTTCCTAACGTCCTTATGGTCGACTACATTGGGATGGTGCTCATGAACGAGCTTGAGTGGGACGCGCTGAGCGCTGAGCTCTACACTCTGGCCACTGGTCTCAACTTGTACCCCATCAGCGAGAACTGCAACATCAATCCAGAAAGACGATCGCCCTTACTTCCAAGCTCGAAGAATTCGAGGGTGCCTTCCAACCCTCTGGTATCGCAATTCAACGGAGTCATCTTCGCTAACGGGACGACTATTGAGCGTCCACCTCCTGGTTTCCATCCGGGGCGTGTGGAGATTTTGAGAAATGGGACAGTGTTTAGGAACGGTACGATTTTAGAGAAGAGTGTGCTTAACCCGAATTTCAACTCTACATCATTTTAA
- a CDS encoding Putative ankyrin repeat-containing domain superfamily codes for MNTSTPQMPHYGNVVQPYLKNGERDYLAQVLQHWSPAIDPSHHIGEALHEAILRNDETAVRMILDAGGDPKVQQNGDPGFTPLLAASQYGRLEIASLFWRLVGPDGRFYPSNRPNLSCLQVAARNGHVELVAYFLDVWNGWTDDEKRRAVYDAASSWCDDVVALLLAKVDCPPDIVQGALEEVVRRKLILPEDPMKPPPRAEEYVYQQRVVHRLIDAGANPDTTNGRPPKQPLLHTACLSVGCIGAIRGLLEKGGNANAKDARGRSALQCLVSRPPISTDAVRILLQHGALIEMIGEAGETLLHRVAQTGTVEQLNLFVSYSDDPDTAIRSVTLHGESLLHYAAAGGREDVVDFLLTRGLDVSSATSNGWTPLLCALSPTNAKRQQILYRLANTLLQRGANAYVVMAEGWTPLHALATWPTPFSARDQEARKAAAPLVQGLISRGAPVDTESIVIQSPSLTPNKLRDIWGFRMQKFVEDLTIPIQDLEGMSADTTPLMWAMRSNAIDIFEIIRAHLDSNRGDRGN; via the coding sequence ATGAATACATCAACGCCTCAAATGCCGCACTATGGCAACGTGGTGCAACCTTACCTTAAAAACGGAGAAAGGGATTACTTGGCGCAGGTTTTACAACACTGGAGTCCCGCAATCGACCCAAGCCACCACATCGGTGAGGCCCTACACGAAGCCATATTGCGAAATGACGAGACTGCAGTTCGGATGATACTTGATGCTGGCGGGGACCCAAAGGTGCAACAGAACGGTGATCCCGGTTTTACACCACTCTTGGCTGCTTCGCAATATGGCAGACTCGAGATCGCCAGTCTCTTTTGGCGACTAGTCGGTCCCGACGGACGCTTCTACCCTAGCAACAGACCCAATCTCTCCTGTCTTCAGGTGGCTGCTCGAAATGGCCACGTGGAATTGGTAGCCTACTTCCTGGACGTATGGAACGGCTGGACTGACGATGAGAAGCGCCGGGCGGTATATGACGCTGCGTCGTCATGGTGTGATGATGTTGTGGCCTTGTTGTTAGCCAAGGTTGACTGCCCTCCCGATATCGTCCAAGGTGCTCTTGAAGAGGTGGTCAGACGGAAGTTGATCCTACCTGAGGATCCTATGAAGCCACCTCCTAGAGCCGAGGAATACGTGTACCAACAGCGCGTAGTTCATCGACTCATCGATGCTGGTGCAAACCCAGACACAACGAACGGACGACCGCCCAAGCAGCCTCTACTCCACACGGCCTGCCTATCAGTCGGTTGCATTGGCGCCATAAGAGGGCTTTTGGAGAAGGGAGGAAATGCCAATGCAAAAGACGCACGCGGCCGGAGCGCCCTCCAGTGTCTGGTGAGCAGACCGCCCATATCGACTGACGCGGTACGGATCCTTTTGCAGCACGGCGCATTGATCGAGATGATTGGTGAAGCTGGAGAGACACTTTTGCACCGCGTCGCACAAACCGGAACCGTTGAGCAATTAAATCTGTTTGTCTCGTACTCTGATGATCCAGACACCGCCATTCGGTCAGTTACACTACACGGCGAATCACTTCTACATTACGCCGCAGCCGGAGGGCGAGAAGACGTGGTCGACTTCCTGCTCACTCGTGGTCTGGACGTCAGTTCAGCTACTAGCAACGGCTGGACGCCATTGCTGTGCGCTCTATCCCCGACGAATGCAAAGAGGCAGCAGATTTTGTACCGCCTAGCAAACACCCTACTTCAGCGGGGTGCCAATGCCTACGTCGTGATGGCCGAAGGATGGACCCCGCTTCACGCTTTGGCAACGTGGCCTACCCCTTTCTCAGCCCGGGATCAAGAGGCGAGGAAAGCGGCTGCGCCACTTGTCCAAGGGCTTATCTCGCGCGGCGCGCCCGTTGATACCGAATCGATCGTTATCCAGAGCCCATCTCTTACCCCAAACAAGCTACGGGATATATGGGGGTTCCGCATGCAGAAGTTCGTCGAGGATCTTACCATACCGATACAGGATCTGGAGGGCATGAGCGCCGATACTACACCGCTGATGTGGGCAATGCGAAGCAATGCGATAGATATCTTTGAAATAATCAGGGCGCATCTGGACTCAAACAGAGGCGATAGAGGCAACTAG